A single Desulfovulcanus ferrireducens DNA region contains:
- a CDS encoding YifB family Mg chelatase-like AAA ATPase, translating into MFAKISTASLLGIDAFKVELEVDYSRSGIPAFTLVGLAEGAVKESKERVFSALKNSGFKLPPARITINLAPANMRKEGSSFDLPLALGLLAATGVIPAKSLEGLFMAGELSLTGELRPITGALPLALKARQEQAKAVILPKDNAKEAAVVKGLAVYGLESLAQTIQLLLNELSLSPTKFDLDSLWQQRQSFFMDFAEVKGQDHAKRAIEIAAAGGHNILFMGPPGSGKTMLAQRIPTVLPPLTFEEALEVTKIYSVSGQLPKGQAMIVNRSFRSPHHTISDAGLIGGGHYPRPGEVSLAHRGVLFLDELPEFKKHVLEVLRQPLEDGQVTIARAAMSLVYPADFMLVAAMNPCPCGYLGDDQHPCTCTPTQIQRYHSRLSGPLLDRIDLHIEVPAVPYKDLKQSRGSMDSATMRNNILDARKIQTDRFKDLPFLTNSQLSGKWLNEFCQLTEKEHNFLEVAVNKLGLSARSYTRILRISRSIADLAGENKINTAHLAEAINYRSLDRQEQSYF; encoded by the coding sequence ATGTTTGCAAAAATCAGCACGGCATCCCTTCTAGGAATTGATGCCTTTAAAGTGGAACTGGAAGTAGATTATTCCCGCTCAGGCATTCCAGCTTTTACCTTGGTCGGTCTGGCTGAAGGAGCAGTAAAAGAAAGCAAGGAACGGGTCTTTTCTGCCTTAAAAAACAGTGGATTTAAACTCCCCCCTGCAAGGATTACAATCAACCTGGCCCCTGCCAACATGCGTAAAGAAGGGAGCAGCTTTGATTTGCCCCTGGCACTAGGGCTTTTAGCTGCTACTGGAGTAATCCCCGCCAAGAGCCTTGAAGGCTTGTTTATGGCTGGAGAATTATCCTTGACTGGTGAACTAAGGCCCATAACCGGCGCCCTGCCTCTTGCCCTTAAGGCCAGGCAGGAACAAGCCAAAGCAGTAATCTTGCCCAAGGACAATGCTAAAGAAGCCGCCGTTGTCAAAGGTCTTGCTGTGTATGGACTGGAGAGTCTGGCCCAGACAATCCAACTGTTGTTAAACGAGCTTTCTCTGAGTCCTACTAAGTTTGATCTGGACAGTCTGTGGCAGCAAAGGCAGAGTTTTTTTATGGACTTCGCCGAAGTCAAAGGCCAGGATCATGCAAAGCGGGCCATTGAAATTGCGGCCGCTGGCGGACATAACATCCTTTTTATGGGTCCTCCGGGCAGTGGCAAAACCATGCTCGCCCAGCGAATCCCCACGGTCCTACCGCCACTGACCTTTGAAGAAGCCCTGGAAGTAACCAAGATTTATAGTGTCTCTGGCCAGCTTCCCAAAGGTCAGGCCATGATCGTTAACCGCTCATTCCGTTCTCCCCATCACACAATATCTGATGCCGGACTTATAGGTGGAGGTCATTATCCCCGGCCAGGGGAGGTCTCTCTGGCCCATCGAGGCGTACTTTTTTTAGATGAACTTCCTGAGTTTAAAAAACATGTTCTTGAGGTTCTACGCCAACCTTTAGAGGATGGACAGGTGACCATTGCCCGAGCAGCAATGTCTCTGGTCTATCCGGCGGATTTTATGCTTGTGGCGGCCATGAATCCCTGTCCCTGCGGCTACTTAGGTGATGACCAGCATCCGTGCACCTGCACTCCAACCCAGATTCAGCGTTACCATTCCCGCCTTTCCGGACCGTTGCTGGACCGTATCGACCTGCACATTGAAGTTCCGGCTGTACCTTACAAGGATCTTAAACAATCCAGGGGTTCAATGGATTCGGCTACCATGCGCAACAATATTCTTGACGCCCGGAAAATTCAGACCGACAGGTTTAAAGATCTGCCTTTTTTAACCAATAGCCAACTTTCTGGAAAGTGGCTAAATGAGTTTTGTCAGTTAACAGAAAAGGAACATAATTTTCTGGAGGTTGCCGTGAATAAATTAGGGCTTTCAGCCCGCTCCTATACCCGGATCTTACGCATCAGCCGATCCATTGCTGATCTGGCCGGGGAAAATAAAATAAATACTGCTCATCTCGCTGAGGCAATCAACTACCGTAGTCTGGACAGACAAGAACAGAGTTATTTTTGA
- the lepA gene encoding translation elongation factor 4: MTKKENIRNFSIIAHIDHGKSTLADRIMEITGLISEREKKDQYLDKMDLERERGITIKAQTVRIPYKAPDGTEYILNLIDTPGHVDFSYEVSRSLAACDGALLVVDATQGVEAQTLANVYLALDHDLEIIPVLNKIDLPSSDPDRVAQEIEEVIGLDCTDIALVSAKTGQGVTELLQKLVELIPPPKGEKDAPLKALIFDSWYDSYLGVVVLFRILEGSIRLNQPIMMYSTGKKYEVTKLGVFSPEAQDIEELGPGEVGFLCAGIKELKDARVGDTITSPDRPTDKPFPGFKKVKPMVFCGLYPVESSEYEILKSALERLQLNDAALQFEPETSQALGFGFRCGFLGLLHMEIIQERLEREFKANLIATAPSVVYKVEEVDGRVFEIDNPSKLPPPEKIASIYEPFVRLEIHVPNEFVGNVLKLCEEKRGIQKDLRYLTSTRVIITYELPFAEIVFDFFDRLKSVTRGFASLDYEVIDFRPSNLVKLDILINGEPVDAMSCIVHRDSAYHKGRALALRLKKVIPRQLFEVVIQAAIGNKIIARERIAPLRKNVTAKCYGGDITRKRKLLEKQKEGKKRMKKMGSVEIPQEAFLAALKVEE, encoded by the coding sequence ATGACCAAGAAAGAAAACATTCGCAATTTCAGTATAATAGCCCATATTGATCACGGTAAATCTACTCTGGCTGACCGGATCATGGAAATAACAGGTCTTATCTCTGAACGAGAGAAAAAAGACCAGTATCTGGACAAAATGGATCTGGAACGTGAGCGGGGCATTACCATAAAAGCCCAAACCGTTCGCATTCCTTACAAAGCTCCGGACGGCACAGAGTATATTTTAAACTTGATTGACACTCCCGGACACGTGGATTTCTCCTATGAAGTCTCCAGAAGCCTGGCCGCGTGTGACGGTGCACTTCTGGTCGTCGACGCAACGCAAGGCGTAGAGGCCCAGACTCTGGCCAATGTCTATCTGGCCCTGGATCACGACCTGGAAATTATCCCCGTCTTAAACAAGATTGATCTTCCAAGTAGCGATCCGGACCGGGTAGCCCAAGAAATTGAAGAGGTTATAGGCCTTGACTGTACAGACATTGCCCTGGTCAGTGCCAAGACAGGTCAAGGGGTGACAGAACTTTTGCAAAAGCTGGTCGAGCTCATTCCTCCTCCAAAGGGAGAGAAGGATGCACCCTTAAAGGCCCTGATTTTTGACTCCTGGTATGACTCTTACCTTGGAGTTGTTGTCCTGTTTCGAATTCTGGAAGGAAGCATCAGGCTGAACCAGCCGATCATGATGTACTCCACCGGCAAAAAATACGAAGTCACCAAGCTGGGGGTCTTCTCTCCGGAAGCGCAGGACATCGAAGAATTAGGACCAGGGGAAGTGGGTTTTTTATGTGCAGGCATAAAGGAGCTTAAAGATGCACGGGTGGGGGATACCATTACCTCCCCTGACCGGCCAACTGATAAGCCTTTTCCTGGATTTAAAAAAGTCAAACCCATGGTCTTTTGCGGTCTATACCCGGTTGAGTCATCCGAATATGAAATACTGAAAAGTGCTCTGGAAAGACTGCAATTAAATGATGCTGCGCTACAGTTTGAACCGGAGACATCACAGGCCCTGGGTTTTGGCTTTAGATGCGGCTTTTTAGGCCTTCTGCATATGGAAATCATCCAGGAAAGATTAGAGCGCGAATTCAAGGCCAATCTTATCGCTACCGCACCTTCTGTTGTCTATAAGGTCGAAGAGGTAGATGGCCGGGTTTTCGAAATTGATAATCCGTCCAAACTGCCCCCGCCCGAAAAAATTGCATCCATTTATGAACCCTTTGTCCGCCTGGAAATCCACGTACCAAACGAGTTTGTAGGCAATGTGCTGAAGTTGTGTGAGGAAAAAAGGGGTATCCAGAAGGACCTGCGCTATCTCACGTCAACCCGGGTAATTATCACTTATGAGTTGCCTTTTGCCGAGATCGTTTTTGACTTTTTTGACCGTCTGAAATCTGTCACCAGGGGCTTTGCCTCGTTAGATTACGAGGTCATTGACTTTAGACCTTCCAACCTGGTGAAACTGGATATCCTTATAAATGGCGAGCCTGTCGATGCCATGTCCTGTATTGTCCATCGCGACAGCGCTTACCATAAGGGCCGGGCACTGGCCCTGAGGTTAAAAAAAGTTATCCCCAGACAACTGTTTGAGGTGGTTATCCAGGCTGCAATTGGCAATAAAATTATTGCCCGGGAAAGGATAGCGCCCCTGCGCAAAAATGTTACCGCCAAATGTTATGGTGGTGATATAACGCGCAAAAGAAAACTATTAGAAAAGCAAAAAGAAGGAAAAAAACGCATGAAAAAAATGGGTAGTGTGGAAATCCCTCAAGAGGCTTTCCTGGCTGCCCTTAAAGTAGAGGAGTAA
- a CDS encoding hydrogenase iron-sulfur subunit, translating to MAENFEPVIVGFLCNWCAYAGADLAGVSRLQYPPNMRAIRVMCSGMVHPNLVVEALEKGADGVILMGUHLGECHYLDGNNKALARAQAIKLVLEDLGIDPERFAIEWVSSAEAPRFAEVVTKFTEKIKSLGPNPLKKAQKEAANA from the coding sequence ATGGCTGAAAACTTCGAACCTGTCATTGTTGGCTTTCTCTGTAACTGGTGTGCATACGCCGGTGCAGATCTGGCCGGGGTCTCCAGACTCCAATATCCACCCAATATGCGTGCTATCAGAGTCATGTGTTCAGGGATGGTTCATCCCAACTTAGTAGTCGAAGCCTTAGAAAAAGGCGCCGATGGCGTCATTCTCATGGGCTGACACCTGGGTGAATGTCATTACCTGGATGGTAATAACAAAGCTTTAGCCCGGGCCCAGGCCATCAAATTGGTACTAGAAGACTTAGGAATAGATCCAGAACGCTTTGCAATTGAATGGGTTTCTTCTGCAGAAGCCCCAAGATTTGCAGAAGTAGTAACTAAGTTTACGGAAAAGATAAAATCCCTTGGCCCCAATCCTTTAAAAAAGGCCCAGAAAGAAGCAGCTAATGCTTAA
- the lepB gene encoding signal peptidase I encodes MNPRWQKILKEYAEALIVALILAFFIRSFVVQAFKIPSGSMLQTLQIGDHLLVNRFIYGLKIPFTDTYIVKFSDPKFQDIIVFEFPEDPSKDFIKRVIGVPGDVIEIRNKEVWRNGQKLNEPYVQHTDPRIIPHRDNFGPIKVPEGKYFVMGDNRDESYDSRFWGFVDRDKILGKAWIIYWSWAGFKHVRWDRIGHLIH; translated from the coding sequence ATGAACCCACGCTGGCAAAAAATACTTAAAGAATATGCTGAAGCCCTGATAGTGGCCTTGATCCTGGCCTTTTTTATTCGCTCATTTGTGGTCCAGGCCTTTAAGATTCCTTCCGGCTCAATGCTCCAAACATTACAGATTGGGGATCATCTCCTGGTAAACAGATTTATCTATGGTTTAAAAATACCATTCACAGACACATATATAGTTAAATTTTCTGATCCTAAATTTCAGGATATCATCGTTTTTGAATTTCCTGAGGATCCATCCAAGGACTTTATTAAAAGGGTCATTGGCGTGCCCGGAGATGTCATTGAGATCAGAAACAAGGAAGTCTGGCGTAATGGACAAAAGCTAAATGAACCCTATGTCCAGCACACTGATCCACGCATCATTCCCCACCGGGACAACTTTGGTCCCATTAAAGTCCCGGAAGGGAAGTATTTTGTCATGGGCGACAACCGGGATGAGTCTTACGATTCCAGGTTCTGGGGTTTTGTGGACCGGGATAAAATCCTGGGCAAAGCCTGGATCATCTACTGGTCCTGGGCCGGATTTAAACACGTCCGCTGGGACCGTATTGGACATTTGATTCACTAG
- a CDS encoding hydrogenase maturation protease, with translation MDWSQMFNSRVVVFGCGNTLFGDDGLGPAVIEALKLEKDLPGDIALLDVGTSIRPLLFDLILSDKHPQMVIIVDATTQSGRKPGEVFEIDVDEVDPKKLADFSMHQFPTTNLLKELKEATDMDLRIIVAQTAYVPEQMDEKLSPEIKAAVPQIVQKIKQLIKET, from the coding sequence ATGGATTGGTCCCAAATGTTTAACTCCAGGGTAGTCGTTTTTGGCTGCGGTAACACATTGTTTGGTGATGACGGACTAGGCCCGGCAGTGATCGAGGCTTTGAAACTAGAAAAGGATTTGCCAGGTGATATAGCCCTTTTGGACGTGGGCACTTCTATCCGCCCTCTTCTTTTCGATCTGATTTTAAGCGACAAACACCCTCAAATGGTGATCATTGTTGACGCAACGACCCAAAGTGGGAGAAAACCAGGAGAAGTATTTGAAATAGACGTGGATGAGGTTGACCCCAAAAAACTGGCGGACTTCTCCATGCATCAATTCCCAACTACCAACCTGTTGAAGGAACTAAAAGAAGCCACGGATATGGATTTGCGTATTATTGTCGCTCAAACTGCTTATGTACCGGAGCAGATGGACGAGAAATTGAGCCCGGAAATAAAAGCTGCCGTTCCACAAATAGTGCAAAAAATAAAACAATTGATCAAAGAAACATAA
- a CDS encoding methyl viologen-reducing hydrogenase: protein MTKVTVAEEWLNACSGCEIAILNIGEILVDLLVNNIEFVHIPVILDKKYYGQTGEETELSIPEAVVGIVSGSVRNEEHKEVLLEMRKKCQILVALGTCATNGGIPALINMYDEEELKKFVYCDSPTTDCAEPPTEHIPPLLDKCYALDEFVDVDIYLPGCPPHPDWIAAAVLALLEGKTEFKMPERSVCDTCPTIKERKKGMDDIKRMLETPEFDPDKPIDEMRCLLEQGFICLGPVTKAGCGGKGKPPRCLSTRMPCRGCYGPVRKDSKPLIDYMGALASVGFDPMKMPDRRGYLARFTGAHGVLKKIG, encoded by the coding sequence ATGACCAAAGTTACTGTAGCTGAAGAATGGTTGAATGCATGTTCCGGTTGCGAAATCGCCATTCTGAACATTGGAGAAATCCTAGTTGATCTTCTGGTCAACAATATAGAGTTTGTCCATATTCCTGTCATCCTGGACAAAAAGTATTATGGCCAAACCGGTGAAGAAACAGAGCTGAGCATTCCAGAGGCCGTGGTGGGGATTGTCTCGGGCAGTGTACGTAATGAAGAGCACAAAGAAGTGCTTTTGGAAATGCGTAAAAAATGTCAGATACTCGTTGCCCTGGGCACCTGTGCCACTAACGGCGGTATCCCGGCCTTAATTAATATGTACGATGAGGAAGAGCTGAAAAAATTTGTATATTGTGACTCTCCTACCACTGACTGTGCCGAGCCACCAACCGAACATATACCACCCCTGCTTGATAAATGTTACGCTTTGGATGAATTTGTGGATGTAGATATTTACCTGCCAGGCTGCCCTCCTCATCCCGACTGGATTGCTGCCGCAGTACTGGCATTGTTGGAGGGCAAAACAGAATTCAAAATGCCTGAGCGTTCAGTCTGTGACACCTGTCCTACCATTAAGGAACGCAAAAAGGGCATGGACGACATTAAGAGAATGCTGGAAACTCCAGAATTTGATCCTGACAAGCCCATAGATGAAATGCGCTGCCTCTTGGAGCAGGGCTTCATCTGTCTCGGCCCTGTGACCAAGGCCGGTTGCGGCGGCAAAGGCAAACCACCGCGTTGTTTGAGTACCAGAATGCCCTGCCGTGGTTGTTATGGACCAGTCCGTAAAGACTCAAAACCACTGATCGACTATATGGGTGCTTTGGCTTCGGTTGGTTTTGATCCCATGAAAATGCCTGATCGCCGTGGTTATCTGGCCCGTTTTACTGGTGCGCACGGTGTTCTGAAAAAGATAGGTTAG
- a CDS encoding Ni/Fe hydrogenase subunit alpha — protein sequence MGKTLNIAPITRIEGHASVAIHLDDNGNVADAKLHVLSLRGFEKFVVGRPVEEVPRIVNRICGICPWQHHLASNKAADACLGVEVPPAGKKLRELCQMLAYIPDKILHFYFLAAPDFVLGPDADYSVRNVVGIIGANPDLAKKVVHMRYKAQMMLEKFSGKVIHPIAAVVGGYSKPMSEEERKELLAGVQELKDFAVFTIKFAREEVFPKYLDAVKVLGVFPSGYLGTVRPSDGALELFDGELRLMDKDGNYDQFKYEEYTEYIAEHVEPWSYLKFPYIKKQGGIKLDENDPVGVYRSNCLARINVCDKMATPLAQEELEIFRKEFGRPSHLTLLYHWARLIEMVYCCERAEELLNDSEITSQEIRAKNIEPKAGEGVGCVEAPRGTLIHHYKTDENGLVTFANLIVGTTHNNAPMNLSVKQAAKALIKDGKYDQGILNRIEMAIRAYDPUMSCATHRLDGGINVELKIFDSQGNCVETMRK from the coding sequence ATGGGTAAAACATTAAATATAGCCCCCATCACCCGTATTGAAGGTCATGCCAGCGTGGCCATCCATCTGGATGACAATGGGAATGTTGCCGATGCCAAGCTGCACGTGCTGTCATTACGGGGATTTGAAAAATTTGTTGTTGGCCGGCCAGTGGAAGAGGTGCCCAGAATTGTCAACCGTATATGCGGTATTTGTCCTTGGCAGCACCATCTGGCTTCTAACAAGGCCGCTGATGCCTGCCTGGGCGTAGAAGTCCCACCCGCAGGCAAAAAACTACGTGAACTCTGTCAGATGCTGGCCTACATCCCGGACAAAATCTTGCATTTTTATTTTCTTGCTGCGCCTGATTTTGTCCTGGGCCCGGATGCAGATTATTCTGTACGTAATGTTGTCGGTATTATCGGAGCCAATCCCGACCTGGCCAAAAAGGTCGTGCACATGCGTTATAAGGCTCAGATGATGCTGGAAAAATTCTCCGGCAAGGTCATTCATCCTATTGCAGCGGTCGTAGGCGGATATTCCAAGCCCATGAGCGAAGAAGAACGCAAGGAACTTCTGGCCGGTGTCCAGGAATTAAAGGACTTCGCCGTATTTACCATTAAGTTCGCCCGGGAAGAAGTCTTCCCTAAATACCTGGATGCTGTAAAAGTACTTGGCGTGTTCCCCTCCGGTTACCTTGGTACAGTAAGGCCTTCCGACGGCGCTCTGGAGCTCTTTGACGGCGAACTCCGCCTCATGGACAAAGACGGCAATTATGACCAGTTCAAGTATGAGGAATATACCGAATATATTGCCGAGCATGTAGAACCCTGGAGTTATCTCAAATTCCCCTACATCAAAAAACAGGGTGGCATCAAGCTGGATGAAAATGATCCGGTAGGAGTTTACCGCTCCAATTGCCTGGCCAGGATCAATGTCTGCGACAAGATGGCCACACCTTTGGCCCAGGAAGAGTTAGAAATCTTCCGCAAAGAATTTGGTCGTCCATCGCACTTAACTCTGCTCTATCACTGGGCCAGACTCATTGAAATGGTCTATTGTTGTGAGCGGGCTGAAGAGCTCTTGAATGACTCTGAGATTACCAGCCAGGAAATCAGGGCCAAAAACATCGAGCCCAAAGCTGGCGAAGGTGTCGGATGCGTTGAAGCTCCCCGTGGCACACTTATCCATCACTACAAAACCGATGAAAACGGCCTTGTTACTTTTGCCAACCTCATTGTGGGCACCACACACAACAATGCCCCAATGAACCTCTCTGTCAAGCAGGCTGCAAAAGCTCTGATCAAAGACGGAAAGTACGACCAGGGAATCTTAAACAGAATCGAGATGGCCATTCGGGCCTATGACCCGTGAATGAGCTGTGCCACACACCGCCTGGATGGCGGCATCAATGTTGAGCTAAAAATCTTTGATTCTCAAGGAAACTGCGTGGAAACTATGCGCAAATAG